The DNA sequence TTCTAATCTGTCGTGTGTAACGATGGAGACAGTGCTAGGTGGGTAGTTTGACTGGGGCGGTCGCCTCCTAAAAGGTAACGGAGGCGCCCAAAGGTTCCCTCAGGCTGTATGGAAAGCAGCCAAAGAGTGTAAAGGCATAAGGGAGCTTGACTGTGAGACAGACATGTCGAGCAGGGTCGAAAGACGGGCTTAGTGATCCGGTGGTTCTGAATGGAAAGGCCATCGCTCAACGGATAAAAGCTACCCTGGGGATAACAGGCTAATTCTGCCCGAGAGTCCATATCGACGGCAGAGTTTGGCACCTCGATGTCGGCTCATCGCATCCTGGGGCTGGAGAAGGTCCCAAGGGTTGGGCTGTTCGCCCATTAAAGCGGTACGTGAGCTGGGTTCAAAACGTCGTGAGACAGTTTGGTCCCTATCCGCTGCGGGCGCAGGAATATTGAAGAGAGCTGTCCTTAGTACGAGAGGACCGGGATGGACAAACCGCTGATGTACCAGTTGTTACGCCAGTAGCATAGCTGGGTAGTTACGTTTGGACAGGATAAACGCTGAAAGCATCTAAGCGTGAAGCCCCCTTTAAGATAAGTATTCCTATAGCGTATGCTAGTAAGGCACCTTCGAGACTAGGAGGTCGATAGGTTAGGGGTGTAAGTGTAGTGATACATTTAGCTGACTAATACTAATCAGCCGAGGTCTTAACCTTTAAATAGTTTCTTTGATTAAAACTGCTTGTAATATTACTATACAATTTTGAATCTCTTTTTAAAAAAAGAATATTAAAGAACTGTTTAAAGAATAACGTAAGTTTATTTTTAAACGTTCATAAACCAATTATTATTTAGCTTGGTGGGTATAGCTAAAGGGGTACACCCAGTTTACATTTCGAACCTGGTAGTTAAGCCTTTATGCGCCGAAAGTACTTGACTGGTAGCGGTCTGGGAGGATAGGTCCCTGCCAAGCTTTAATTTATACATACTGGTTTCCCTGATAGCTCAGTTGGTAGAGCAGGTGGCTGTTAACCACCTTGTCACTGGTTCGAATCCGGTTCAGGGAGCCATTTTTTTATTTAATGTGGAAAGAAGAAGCAATATTGATAAAATAGAGAAATATTTATAACTTATGAAATGAAGCCTAGCTTCTTTTTTTTATTTTACTTGATTTTTATTAAAAAATAAATTATAATTAAGTTAATTTAAATAAATTTGAAATATTTGAAATTTTGATTATAGTTTATTTTGGAGGATTATATGGAAATTCTAAAAGAAATAAATGTGGTAAAAGAGGTTATAAAAAAAATTAAATCGAATAATCAAAGTATAGGATTTGTTCCTACTATGGGGTATTTACATGAAGGACATTTATCTTTGTTAAAGAAAGCAAAGGAAAAATCAGATGTCCTATTTTTGAGTATATTTGTAAATCCAATCCAATTTGGACCAAATGAAGATTTAGATAAGTATCCAAGAGATTTGGAAAGAGATGTTGAGTTGGCAAAAAAAGCTGGAGTTGACTATATATTTTTCCCAAATGAATTAAAAATGTATCCACCTGGATATAGCACTTATGTAATGGTAGAAAAGTTTACGGAAGGTTTATGTGGTGCAAAACGCTTAGGGCATTTTAAAGGAGTAAGTACAATTGTATTGAAATTATTTAATATTATTAGGCCTGATATAGCTGTTTTTGGAAAAAAAGATGCTCAACAATTAAGAGTTATTGAAAAAATGGTAGAAGATTTAAATCTAGATATTGAAATTTTGGGTGGAGAGATTGTAAGAGAAAAAGATGGATTAGCATTAAGTTCTAGAAATAAATATTTGACTTTAGAAGAAAGAAAAGAAGCTGTAGTTTTGAATAAATCTTTAGAATTAGCAGAGTTATTAATTTATAAAGGTGAAAAAAATAGCAATGTTATAATTGAAAAAGTAGAAGAATTTATAAATAGTAATTCTAATTTTGGAAAAATTGATTATGTTGAAATTGTAGATTATAAAAACTTTGAAAAAATATCAGAATTGAGTGGAGAAATTTTAATAGCAATAGCAGTATATATTGGAAATACGAGACTAATCGATAATAGAATCTTAAATCTATAAGTAAAGAAGGTATTTTTATGATAAAATTAAAAGGAAATTCAATCTTTGAAGGTGTTATAATAGCTAAAGCGAGAATGATAAAAAGAGAAATTAAAGAAATAAAAATACATTCTATCTCTTCTGAAGAGATAGAATATGAAATTATTAGATTTGAGACTGCATTAGATAATGTAAAAAACGATTTGAAGCATTTAATAGATTCGTTAAATGGAAAAGTAAAAAAAGCAGATTTAAAAATATTAAACGCACATAAAATGATGCTAGAAGATCCAGTATTTTTATCAGATATTACAACAAAAATAAGAATAGAGAAGATTAATGCAGAAAAAGTTATAGACTTAGTTGTAAAGAAATATGCTGGAATGTTTAGAAGTTTAAGTGATGCTACATATAGGCAAAGAGCGATAGATGTAGAAGATGTTGGGGAAAAATTAATATTAGCATTGCAGGGAGAGAAAAAAAATTATAAATATTTAAATAATAAAATCCTTATTACAAAAGATTTAAAACCTTCAGATATTTTAAGATATCATAATGAAGGAATTAAAATATTAGGGATTGTTACAGAAATAGCAGGAGAAACTTCTCATTCTGCTATTTTAGCAAAAACATTAGGGATACCAACTCTAATGGAAGTTAAAAATTTAGATAGTTATAATTGGGAAAAATATGGAGATGTAATTTTAGATACAAGGGGAACTAGTGAACATCTGTTAATAAATCCAGATACAGAAATAAAGAAATGGTATATAAAAGAGTTAGAAGAATTAAAATTGAAAAACGAATTATTAAAAAAACTTATAGGAAAACCTGCTAAAACTAAAGATAATAAAAGGATATTTCTTAATGCAAATATAGGTGGAGTAGCAGAAATTGAGGAGATAAATAAATATAAACCTGATGGGGTTGGATTGTTAAGAACAGAGTTTTTATATATGGATTCTAATGATTTTCCAACAGAAGATGAACAATTCGAAATATATAAAAAAATTAGTGAAGAGTTAGGAAAAGATAAATATCTTACAGTTAGAACTTTGGATATTGGGGCAGACAAAAAACTAAAATATTTTACTATACCAGAAGAAGAAAACCCAGCTTTAGGATTACGTGCTATACGTATTTCTTTGAAATATAAAGAT is a window from the Haliovirga abyssi genome containing:
- the panC gene encoding pantoate--beta-alanine ligase is translated as MEILKEINVVKEVIKKIKSNNQSIGFVPTMGYLHEGHLSLLKKAKEKSDVLFLSIFVNPIQFGPNEDLDKYPRDLERDVELAKKAGVDYIFFPNELKMYPPGYSTYVMVEKFTEGLCGAKRLGHFKGVSTIVLKLFNIIRPDIAVFGKKDAQQLRVIEKMVEDLNLDIEILGGEIVREKDGLALSSRNKYLTLEERKEAVVLNKSLELAELLIYKGEKNSNVIIEKVEEFINSNSNFGKIDYVEIVDYKNFEKISELSGEILIAIAVYIGNTRLIDNRILNL
- the ptsP gene encoding phosphoenolpyruvate--protein phosphotransferase, which codes for MIKLKGNSIFEGVIIAKARMIKREIKEIKIHSISSEEIEYEIIRFETALDNVKNDLKHLIDSLNGKVKKADLKILNAHKMMLEDPVFLSDITTKIRIEKINAEKVIDLVVKKYAGMFRSLSDATYRQRAIDVEDVGEKLILALQGEKKNYKYLNNKILITKDLKPSDILRYHNEGIKILGIVTEIAGETSHSAILAKTLGIPTLMEVKNLDSYNWEKYGDVILDTRGTSEHLLINPDTEIKKWYIKELEELKLKNELLKKLIGKPAKTKDNKRIFLNANIGGVAEIEEINKYKPDGVGLLRTEFLYMDSNDFPTEDEQFEIYKKISEELGKDKYLTVRTLDIGADKKLKYFTIPEEENPALGLRAIRISLKYKDIFKTQLKAILRASNYGNIKIMYPMIASLDEILAANTILEEAKLELRNAKIGFDDNIKVGIMIEIPSIAILADFIVNEVDFFSVGTNDLTQYLLAADRLSHEVANVYTNYHPAVLRIINSVAEIAIKNGKKISICGEMGGESMGVLAFLSFGITEFSMLPSLIPKVKMLIQNIDEKALKGLKEKLLSSMTTEEIKRNLNDYILGVM